One window of Crassostrea angulata isolate pt1a10 unplaced genomic scaffold, ASM2561291v2 HiC_scaffold_292, whole genome shotgun sequence genomic DNA carries:
- the LOC128170052 gene encoding histone H2B-like, with protein sequence MFRQSLCLSYTHLGQTDQFNVYKDVRNLPVRFNPPRVIYKAAIRLAPLIVSVCQQSVNMPPKVGSKGAKKAATKAKAQRTGDKKKRRRRRESYAIYIYKVLKQVHPDTGVSSKAMSIMNSFVNDIFERIAAEASRLAHYNKRSTITSREIQTAVRLLLPGELAKHAVSEGTKAVTKYTSSK encoded by the coding sequence ATGTTCCGCCAATCGCTATGCTTGTCTTATACGCACCTCGGGCAAACCGaccaatttaatgtttacaaggaCGTCCGCAATTTACCTGTTCGCTTCAATCCCCCTCGCGTGATATATAAGGCCGCGATTCGCTTAGCGCCACTCATAGTTTCAGTTTGCCAGCAATCTGTAAACATGCCACCCAAAGTCGGATCTAAAGGAGCTAAGAAAGCCGCCACCAAGGCCAAGGCCCAGAGAACTGGGGACAAGAAAAAGCGCAGGAGGAGGAGGGAATCCTACGCTATCTACATCTACAAAGTCCTGAAGCAGGTGCACCCTGACACTGGAGTTTCCAGCAAGGCCATGAGCATCATGAATTCTTTCGTCAATGACATCTTCGAGAGAATCGCCGCCGAGGCTTCCCGCCTGGCCCACTACAACAAACGCTCAACCATCACCAGCAGAGAAATCCAGACTGCAGTCCGTCTTCTCCTGCCCGGTGAATTGGCCAAGCACGCTGTCTCTGAAGGCACCAAGGCTGTCACCAAGTACACCAGCAGCAAGTAA
- the LOC128170053 gene encoding histone H2A-like gives MSGRGKGGKVKGKAKSRSSRAGLQFPVGRIHRLLRKGNYAERVGAGAPVYLAAVLEYLAAEVLELAGNAARDNKKTRIIPRHLQLAIRNDEELNKLLSGVTIAQGGVLPNIQAVLLPKKTQKPAAK, from the coding sequence ATGTCTGGACGTGGTAAAGGAGGTAAAGTGAAGGGAAAGGCAAAGAGCCGATCATCCCGTGCCGGACTTCAGTTCCCCGTGGGTCGTATCCACCGTCTGCTGAGGAAGGGCAACTACGCCGAGAGAGTCGGAGCCGGTGCCCCTGTGTACCTGGCCGCCGTTCTTGAGTACTTGGCCGCTGAAGTGTTGGAGTTGGCAGGCAACGCAGCCCGTGACAACAAAAAGACCAGAATCATCCCCCGTCACCTGCAGCTGGCCATCCGCAACGACGAGGAGTTGAACAAACTTCTGTCCGGCGTGACCATCGCCCAGGGTGGTGTTCTGCCCAACATCCAGGCCGTGCTCCTCCCCAAGAAGACCCAGAAGCCCGCCGCCAAGTAA
- the LOC128170042 gene encoding histone H3-like: MADTATTTPAKKKVTKPKVPAAHPKYVDMIRAALESLKERGGSSRQAILKYIMANYKVGNDVNSINAHLKMALKNGVKKGALKQAKGTGASGSFKLGDKPKTEKKPKAKKVAKPKAAKPKKAAAAKPKKVAGEKKTAEKKKKSPKKAAGPKKAARKSAPATGGVKKPHRYRPGTVALREIRRYQKSTELLIRKLPFQRLVREIAQDFKTDLRFQSSAVMALQEASEAYLVGLFEDTNLCAIHAKRVTIMPKDIQLARRIRGERA; the protein is encoded by the exons ATGGCAGATACAGCAACCACAACCCCAGCCAAGAAGAAGGTTACAAAGCCTAAGGTGCCAGCAGCGCACCCCAAGTACGTTGACATGATCAGGGCCGCCCTGGAATCTTTGAAAGAGCGTGGCGGATCTTCCAGACAAGCCATTCTAAAGTACATAATGGCCAACTACAAAGTCGGCAACGACGTCAACTCCATCAACGCCCACTTGAAAATGGCTTTGAAGAACGGAGTGAAGAAAGGTGCTCTGAAACAAGCCAAGGGCACAGGCGCCAGTGGCTCCTTCAAGCTTGGTGACAAGCCCAAGACTGAGAAGAAGCCAAAGGCCAAGAAAGTTGCCAAGCCTAAGGCAGCAAAACCCAAGAAGGCCGCAGCAGCAAAACCAAAGAAGGTAGCCGGAGAGAAAAAGACTgcagagaagaagaagaagtccCCCAAGAAAGCAGCCGGACCGAAAAAG GCCGCCCGTAAGAGCGCCCCAGCCACTGGTGGAGTCAAGAAACCCCACAGATACAGGCCCGGAACCGTCGCTCTCCGTGAGATCAGGAGATACCAGAAAAGCACAGAGTTGCTCATCAGGAAATTGCCCTTCCAGCGTCTGGTCCGTGAGATTGCTCAGGACTTCAAGACTGATCTGCGTTTCCAGAGCTCCGCCGTCATGGCTCTCCAGGAAGCCAGCGAAGCTTACCTTGTTGGACTCTTTGAGGACACCAACTTGTGCGCTATCCACGCCAAGAGAGTCACCATCATGCCCAAAGACATCCAGCTTGCCAGACGTATCCGTGGCGAGAGAGCTTAA
- the LOC128170040 gene encoding histone H4: MSGRGKGGKGLGKGGAKRHRKVLRDNIQGITKPAIRRLARRGGVKRISGLIYEETRGVLKVFLENVIRDAVTYTEHAKRKTVTAMDVVYALKRQGRTLYGFGG, translated from the coding sequence ATGTCTGGACGTGGTAAAGGAGGAAAAGGACTTGGAAAGGGGGGCGCCAAGCGTCACAGGAAAGTCTTGAGAGATAACATCCAGGGTATCACCAAGCCCGCCATCCGTCGTCTTGCACGCAGAGGTGGAGTCAAACGTATCTCCGGACTCATCTACGAGGAGACCCGTGGTGTCCTGAAGGTGTTCCTTGAGAACGTCATCCGTGACGCAGTCACATACACAGAGCACGCCAAGAGGAAGACCGTCACAGCCATGGACGTTGTCTACGCTCTGAAGAGACAGGGACGTACCCTCTACGGATTCGGTGGTTAG